One genomic segment of Sorex araneus isolate mSorAra2 chromosome X, mSorAra2.pri, whole genome shotgun sequence includes these proteins:
- the TENT5D gene encoding LOW QUALITY PROTEIN: terminal nucleotidyltransferase 5D (The sequence of the model RefSeq protein was modified relative to this genomic sequence to represent the inferred CDS: deleted 1 base in 1 codon): MSEIGFSNLTWEQVLTLHKILDEVVPIHGRGNFPTMEVKPKDIIHIVKNQLIEQGITVKDTRLNGSTASYILASHNGISYKDLDVIFGVELRSDQDFQVVKDAVLRCLLDFLPKGVKKEKITLRTMKDAYVQKMVKVCNQHDRWSLISLTNNTGKNVELKFVSSLRRQFEFSVDSFQIVLDTMLELYSDKNAVLTEESHPTVVAESVYGDFQEAMTHLKHKLIFTKKPEEIRGGGLLKYSNLLVHNFKPACEAEIKTLERYMCSRFFVDFPDVAEQQKRIESYLHNHFMGEEKNKYDYLMTLYGVVNESTVCLMGHERRQTLNMITLMALKVLGEQNVLPSTESVTCYYQPAPYIPAEGAFHVYYATSRPPPVFFQPYHPLHIHVQNGMVSKICIQGELCFM, encoded by the exons ATGTCTGAAATCGGATTCAGCAACTTAACCTGGGAACAAGTTTTAACACTGCACAAGATTTTAGATGAAGTAGTTCCAATTCATGGAAGGGGTAATTTCCCCACAATGGAGGTAAAACCAAAAGATATCATTCATATTGTAAAAAATCAACTGATAGAGCAAGGCATTACTGTCAAAGATACTAGATTGAATGGTTCTACAGCAAGTTACATACTTGCAAGCCACAATGGAATCAGCTATAAGGATCTGGATGTTATTTTTGGTGTTGAATTACGAAGTGATCAAGATTTTCAGGTTGTGAAGGATGCAGTTCTAAGGTGTCTACTAGATTTTTTACCGAAAGGCGTGAAAAAGGAAAAGATCACTTTAAGGACCATGAAAGATGCTTACGTACAGAAGATGGTCAAAGTTTGCAATCAGCATGATCGTTGGAGTCTCATTTCTCTTACAAACAACACTGGGAAGAATGTAGAGCTAAAATTTGTGAGTTCACTTAGACGACAATTTGAATTTAGTGTCGATTCCTTTCAAATTGTCCTGGATACCATGTTAGAACTCTATAGTGATAAAAATGCAGTGCTAACAGAAGAATCCCATCCTACTGTGGTAGCTGAAAGTGTGTATGGAGACTTCCAAGAAGCAATGACACATTTAAAACATAAGCTTATATTTACCAAAAAACCTGAAGAGATTAGAGGTGGTGGCCTTCTGAAGTACAGTAACTTGCTTGTTCATAACTTTAAGCCAGCTTGTGAAGCAGAAATTAAGACACTAGAACGTTATATGTGTTCAAGATTCTTCGTTGATTTTCCTGACGTAGCAGAACAGCAAAAAAGGATCGAATCATACCTTCATAACCATTTCATGGGTGAAGAAAAGAACAAGTATGACTACCTTATGACCTTATATGGAGTTGTGAATGAAAGCACTGTTTGCCTCATGGGTCATGAAAGAAGACAGACTCTCAATATGATTACTCTTATGGCTTTAAAAGTACTTGGAGAACAAAATGTTCTTCCCAGCACAGAGAGTGTAACCTGCTATTATCAGCCTGCTCCATACATTCCTGCTGAGGGTGCATTCCACGTTTATTATGCAACATCTAGACCACCACCTGTTTTTTTC CAACCATACCACCCACTGCACATTCATGTGCAAAATGGTATGGTTTCAAAAATATGCATACAAGGGGAACTTTGCTTTATGTAA